In one Perca fluviatilis chromosome 7, GENO_Pfluv_1.0, whole genome shotgun sequence genomic region, the following are encoded:
- the LOC120562484 gene encoding tripartite motif-containing protein 16-like: MPRMHLNTPPCKISTPMGHRWQLLCYLCSVDEHKGHNTVSAAAERTERQKKLEGSRLNIQQRIQDREKDVKLLQQQAETINLSADKAVEDSEKIFTELIRLLEKRSSDVKQQVRSQQKSEVSRVKELQEELEQEITELKRKDAELKKLSHTEDHNQFLHNYPSLSPLSQSASSIHIHPLSCFEDVTAAVSEVRDKLQDVLREKWTNVSLTGTEVDVLLPQPEPKTRAGFLKYSHEITLDPNTAHTKLLLSEGNRKATVMSQTQSYSSHPDRFTGWEQVLSRESLTGRCYWEVKRNREVSVAVAYKNISRGGGSDECEFGYNDKSWALYCTNNIYTFWSNNNQTPVSGPESSRVGVYLDLSAGILSFYSVSETMTLLHRVQTTFTQPLYAGLGFYGDLCGLFSTNGDSAELCKLK; the protein is encoded by the coding sequence CAGCTTctctgttatctctgctctgtggatgaacataaaggccacaacacagtctcagctgcagcagaaaggactgagaggcagaaaaagctcgaggggagtcgactaaacatccagcagagaatccaggacagagagaaagatgtgaagctgcttcaacagcaggcggAGACTATCAATCTCTCTGCTGATAAAGCAGTGGAAGACAGCGAGAAGATCTTCACtgagctgatccgtctcctggagaaaagaagctctgatgtgaagcagcaggtcagatcccagcagaaaagtgaagtgagtcgagtcaaagagcttcaggaggagctggagcaggagatcactgagctgaagaggaaagacgctgagctgaagaagctctcacacacagaggatcacaaccagtttctacacaactatccctcactgtcaccactcagccaatcagcatccagcatccatatccatcctctgagctgctttgaggacgtgacagcggccgtgtcagaagtcagagataaactacaggacgttctgagagagaagtggacaaacgtctcactgacagggactgaagtggatgttttactgccacaaccagagcccaagaccagagctggattcttaaaatattcacatgaaatcactctggatccaaacacagcacacacaaagctgttattatctgaggggaacaggaaagcaacaGTAATGAGCCAAACACAGtcttattctagtcacccagacagattcactgGCTGGGAgcaggtcctgagtagagagagtctgactggacgttgttactgggaggtgaaGAGGAATAGAGAAGTTTCtgtagcagtcgcatacaagaatatcagcagagGAGGGGGGTCAGATGAATGTGAATTTGGATACAATGACAAATCTTGGGCGTTATATTGTACCAacaacatttatacattttggtCCAACAATAACCAAACTCCCGTCTCAGGTcctgagtcctccagagtaggagtgtacctggatctcagtgcaggtattctgtccttctacagcgtctctgaaaccatgactctcctccacagagtccagaccacattcactcagccgctcTATGCTGGACTAGGGTTTTATGGAGATCTTTGTGGCCTTTTCTCAACTAATGGAgactctgctgagttgtgtaaactgaaatag